DNA sequence from the Chloroflexota bacterium genome:
GCGATGAACCGGGGGCCAAGGACCATGAGAAAGGGATTTCCGGAGCGGCGCGCCGTCGGCAACTCGAGCCGGCGACTATTGGCGCACCCGCAAACCAAGGGTGGTGATCACCTCGCGATAAGTCTCGGGCTGTGTGCGCCGCAGGTATTTCAGCAAGCGGCTCCGCCGCCCGACCATGCGCAGCAGACCGTAGCGCGTGTGCTTGTCGCCGCGGTGCTGCTTCAGGTGCTCGGTGAGCTCCTCGATCCGCGCGCTCAGCCCGGCAATCTGCACCGGCGCCGAGCCCGTGTCGTCGCTGTGCAGGCGCAACGCGTCGACCTGCTCGCGTTTGGGCGAAACGAAACCCACGGTGGCTCCAGAAAAATCGCGGGCGTCCACTAGGGGCACCCGCATTGGGTATCGGGACGGAAAGTGATCCGCCCATCACTCGCCGCAGTGTACCGCACGATCAACTCCCGAAACGAGACGGCAGCGGGCGTCATTGAGTCCGTCACTCCCGCGAAGAGCCTGCCCCGTACTCAATGCCGGGCGGGAATCCATCCCCCTGGGTCAACCGTGGAGTCTCGGGCGCCCGTCGCTGCCGGGTAGCCATACGGCGCTCCGATGTCAAAGTCGCCCACACCAAGTCGCCCACGTCACCGAGCCTCCGTACTCGTCAGTCCTCGTATCAGGCGCCGTACTGCCTAGAATGCACCGGCTCCCGGTGGGCCCCTCGGTGGTGAGCCGGGAGCGCGGACACGGAGGGCGCGGCATTGAGCATTGCTCAGGCGGTGATGCTCTGCCTTCTGGACGCCGCCGGCTCGGCCACGGCTCTCCGCTCG
Encoded proteins:
- the rpsO gene encoding 30S ribosomal protein S15, producing MRVPLVDARDFSGATVGFVSPKREQVDALRLHSDDTGSAPVQIAGLSARIEELTEHLKQHRGDKHTRYGLLRMVGRRSRLLKYLRRTQPETYREVITTLGLRVRQ